The DNA segment GTTGCCATTAATATATAATGAAatgtaaaatcaaataatattgatatattctagagaaatgagatgaattAATGTGAAGATATCGCCTTTCTTTCATGAGAAAGGTTTTGGGTATCTTTATGATGGGAAGTCAAACAACCAAatcgaaataaattttaattatgaacTAATTTTGTTTCAAGTTCAGAAAAACCAAAATTTATGTTCGTCTGTACTAAACTATCGAGTTTGGCCATCCCACATTTGACTAAATCATTTCAGAAAAAGTAGAGGCGACAGGGACATGATACGTTGACCTCTCTTATATGGGGCCCGCATATTAGATGTTAGATATGCGAGACATGATGATTCCATACACATGAATGAACACTTCAGTTTTCATGAATGATTTAATGCGTCTAAATCAAATTTGTTGCGGTACTGCGGCTCCACTTTCACATTTTAGAAAGAAATCTTGCGAAGCGCTAGAATCTAAAGAAACATTTATTCTGCTTTCATGCAGACATCATTTAGTTGCCCTGTTTGTAGGCTGCCTTCTTTGACCCCTCTCCATTTCTGAAACGTTTGCATTCATCGTTGCATATGCATGTCATTTATTAGCCGCAGCGTGTGCAGAAGATAGAAACTTCCTATCACCTGTTTCCCACCGTTAACCATGTTAAGCTTCTTGTAGTTTCTTTTGTCTTTAGTTAGCTGAGGATCCGACCATCCTCCGATCCTCTCATCTTCCTATTCCTGACACACTTCGAAGATTCTTCCCAGCTCACTTTAATGGTCTCTGCTGCGTTGGGAAGGATTAGAGAGAGAACTGGAATCGTTCAAACCAGTTTCGAGAGATGTCTTCCCACCGTTTTTACTGTCGCCGTTACCTCCTTTTTGTGGTTGACCGAGTTTGAGGGTTCAGGAGCACCATTGAATGTAGTCATTCAAGTGATCTTGTAGCCCCTCTGCGTTTGTCTCGGCACCACAAGAGAGTTTACATTAAGATATCACATTAAATAACCACCACTACTGTTGCTGGAGCCTCCATCACTGAATTCATTCCTATCTTCCTGAAAGGATCACTCGCCTTCCAGATTGCAGAATAAGCATCGAGTTCATTGTGTGTGTAGAAACAGAATCAAAGAGATGACACTGTTGCCGAGCCTCCATCACTTAAATTCTTTCCCATCTTTCTGAAACGATTACAAGCCTTCCGAATTGCAGAATAAGAATTGAGTTCATCTGTATATAGAAACAGAATAAAAAGAGATGGCATTACTGATACTCCAGAATTGTCATCACAAGTAGACAATGCACGAACGGAGAGAAGAGAGAGACCCATAACCTAATCTTTCGACACACGCTGCCGGATTCACCGGTCACCACATAAACCCTATCACCCTGTACATATGCCCCTCTCCCCAGGAAAGGAACATGGAAATAAGACTGTAgcaggaaaagaaaagaacacgAGACACGTCTCGTTCTACCACAGTGCACAGTGCACAGTGCACACTGCGGAATTAGTCAACCACGCCGCCCTCGGAAAAGAAAGAAACGATCCGTCAATGATTACACCTGGCTGGTGGCGGCAGCTGGAGTGGTCCTCGGCTCCACCCGGACCGCCGAGGATTTGACCATGAACCCGCCGCTGGGGCTGCCGTCGTCCAAGCTGGGATCCTCGTCGTGGTAGACGTAGGCGAAGCCGCCGTGCCGGGTGAGGTCCATCCCGGCCATCTCGTCCTCGGAGGAGATCCTGAGGAGCCCGAGCTTGTGGAGCGCGAAGAATAACGGGCCCATGGTGCAACTCACCCACCCGGTGATCACCAGGATCTGCACGATGTGGGCGGCCAGCAGCCGCCCGCCGCCACCCATGAACAGCCCGTAGGGCCGCCCCTGGCGCCCTGGGTATACCTCGTTCACGTACTTCTCCCTGGCGAAGAGGGCCGTGAAGATAATCCCCCAGGCGCCGCAGCCGCCGTGCAGCTGCGCGGCCTCGAGGGGGTCATCGAACTTGAGCGTCGCGGCGAGCttattgaacccgatgagcacccaTGCGGAGACGAAGCCGCAGATGAGGGCGGCCCACGGGTCCACCACCGAGCAGCCGGAGGTGATTGCCGCGAAGCCGCCGAGAAGGCCGTTGCAGACGTCGACCACGTTCCAGTGGCCCGTCTGGAGGCGCTTCCCGAACAGAGTCGTGAGCGCCGCGGTGCAGCCGGCGAGGGTGGTGGTGACGGCAGTGCGGCCGACGGCAGACCACTGGCCATGGATGGAGCCGCTGGGACCGTAGGTCTTGAAGATGGTGTTGAAGGAACCAGGGTTAAAGCCGTACCAGCCAAACCAGAGGAGGAAGGTGCCGAGCACCACCAGGGTGGCAGAGTGGCCGCGGAGGGCCACGGAGCGGCCGACGTGGTCAAAGCGGCCGATGCGGGGGCCCTCGATGAGGGCGCCCCACAGCCCCGCGATGCCCCCCACCATGTGCACCACGCCCGACCCCGCGAAGTCGATCACCCCTGACTTGAACAGCAGCGACTCTCCGGCGTTCCGCCCCGCGGCAGCCCATCCGTCACCCGACCAAAACCTAACATCCATCATCACCATCGTCATGGGACCGATCATATGGCGACAAAAGCGAGATCCTAACGTTAGACTTTCGAGATCCTAAAGATCAATACCAGTGGGAGACGACGGGGTAGACGAAGCCGGTGAGGAAGGAGGAATAGATGAGGTAGGCAACGAACTGGGTGCGCTCTGCGATGGAGCCTGAGGTGATACCGGCGGCCGCAATGGCGAAGGCCCACTGGTAGAGGAAGTTGGAGTAGTCGAAGCTGGGCTGCGGCACCTCCTTGAGGCCGAAGAAGTGCTTCCCGATGAAACCGTTCGAGGGGCCGCCGAAGGCGAAGGCGAAACCGAAGAGGTAGTAGAAAAGCCCCCCGGCCGCCGCGTCGATCACGTTGGTGAGCATGATGTTCATGGTATTCTTGGCGCGCACGGAGCCGGCGCACAACATGGCGAAGCCGAGCTGCATGGAGAAGACGAGATAGGCCGAGAAGAGGAGGTAGGTGTTGTCGATGGCGAATCCGACGTCCGTGAACTGGTCGCAGATGTAGCTAGCGGCCGCCGAGGAGTTGGCGACGCCGCCCAGGAGCGGCGCCAGATCCGACGAGCACGACGACATCTCCGCTAGTCCTCTCTTGGCCGGCCGCGTGCCCGATGGGGTAACGGAGGAGACGGGCGGGGATTGGAGTCGATTTTATAGGCCACGCGAGCGGAGAAAAGCGACATAAAGGGGCCGAAACCAATTGGGTATTCCGTAGCTCTATCGCGACACAAATGCGTATCATCGTCAGATTCTCGAATCTTGAACAGTTTGGTGGCAAACAGGGATTCAATCCAACCATTTGATTCGATCTGATCCATCTCGATCCGATTTGGTTCGACCTCTTTATTAAGACCGAAATCGATTCGAATTCGGCTCGAGTCGAAAGTGTGTAATCGATCGAAGTTAATACGCATCGTAGAATTCATAAGTACTTAATGACGTAATAACCTATCGATCACATTAAATGGGTTTATTTTGGGCTCAAATCTAAAAGGGACTTCTAAGTAGCAATCACGTAGGTAATTGCATGAGTATACGTAGGTGTGGAATCTAAGACGCAGAAGACGTGTACGGTAGGGGAAGAGAGGCTTCGATTAGATACCTTTAAACAGTGTGGCAATAGAACAACAACAACCAAAGCTTCGTATACAAGCAAGAGTATATTCTATTCTTATTTTCTTAAGATTCTTTTTTGTCTTTCTTGTCATAGTGTATGTATCTGAGTATGGTTGAGAGAGTGCATAGGAATTATTTCTCTCACTTGTGGTATAGAATCCACAGTGGACTAAAAATAAATAGGTCAGAGGTGGCACAAGGAGAAGCAATAgctgttttaatttattttttgtggcATTGGCTCTattgtattatttatttattttattttttattttttatttttatttatttttatttatttatttatttatttatttattattattattattattattattattattattattattattattattattattattattattttgtggcATTGGCTGGTGATAACCTATTGCAATTTTCTCCACCCCACTTTCCTTTACCTTATCTCTTCTTAAAATTGTTTTCCACGTTGAATTATCTATATTGTATAAtagattcataatattttttatctgaTTATACTGTCATATTATTACCAATCAATAAATATATTATGGCACATACATTTGTTGagatttataaattatataataaattcGAATCAGAGCAATCAAGGGTAACATACATTAGATTTATTATCCATTTATAAGTTTAAATTTGTCAGGCTATGTTACTTATTTCTTTCAATACTTAGCAATATGAGAGTACTATTCTTAGtcctttttttaatctttatttcatatatgaattttttaatacattataagtaaaaaatattatgattatatatatatatatatatatatatatatatatatatatatatatataactggtAACGTTAATGATATGATTATAATAACCAATAAATATGAAAGCCAAAGACTAGAAAAAATTTCGAATCtcatttatattttcttatgcTTTATTATTTGTGAGGTGTCTTGAGTCATATAATCGACAACACTTGTTTTCGCCGTTCTTGTCACCAACTATATAATCCTTGCTTGATGGTTTCACCATCAAAAGTCTATTATATTTCGACAGATAAGTAAACAATTGAATATTATATCATCTATTGTAGATTATTAATCAATATATTGAATGCTATCTTATAGATAATAGCTTTCGATGATGATACCACTCGAGAGTAATTCCATAGATCAGACAAGTAAACTCTTCTATTGGTAAGATCATCAGAAACTGGATTCCACATTTCATAGTATAAGATTTCTTAGTTTTGATTGGTGACAGAAGGGTTGACCAGAATTAGATCTTGGGATATATGATCTACATGCAAGTACAGATGAGTACTTGTGTGCTTGACGTGATCTCTCGAGAGATTGCATCTCCTTGTTTCAACTCGGGGTGGGGTGACAAGTGTCCGTCCTAATAAACAATTCCAACTTGGAAATGGGAATCTAACCATGGAATCCGAATGGCTTGACTGAAGAACCAATCAAAAGAGGATGTAGACTTTCAGAAGCGGAGATATGAACATTTGAAGATACAACTTTCGATTCAAGTTGATGTTTTCTTTCATATGATATGAGGCTGaatatttatcaatatttaaagaagaagaagaagaagaaggttcacCAAAGATGTATAGCATTAACCTTGAACACATTACTAGtctaatatattttctttcaacTATTAACCTTTGCATGCGATGCAATCTATGTTTATGGATGAAATGTATCTTTCAATATTGCATCTACAACCTAATCTGATTCTTACGTCTTCATCTTAGGCCCAGGTTTCAATCAACAAAGTCTAACTTTGCAACCTGGAAGATCATGCAAATGCAAGTTCTTAGCATAGATCTTGCAGTGTGTTCTTCGAAACCATTGGTTCATTCTTGTGTATCCATCATGTGGGCTGTGCTAATTATATTTTAGATTACTTGTTTATGAAGGAATTCCAGCCAGCCACTGAGTTCTCGATAGGAATTGCTGCAGCTTATTTTATACCTATAGAACAGTTATATTTTAAGCATGTCATCATGAGGACCAGACAAAGCGAATCTCTGTTTTCATGGCTCTcagtttcatgatattttgtgttaAGTTGGCTGTTGcttcaaggaaaaaaaatcatgCAGAAGTCAATGATTCTTGTAAGCTAGTGATATTTTTATTTGCATataatatgacaagagataaaccaATTCTTTTACCTTTTCTTAATAGTATCTTAAAATTCTTAATGCTAATGGGAAGATTTCCTATAAATATCACACATAAAATTCTTCATATTTCAATAAAATATGATATGTGTATATATCTAGCTTTGGTGAGGGAGAACATGAGAAAACTTTTGAAGTATTTTTAGGGTTTATCTTTAGTAATTTTTGGAGATGATGAGAGAAAATATGAGTAAATTTTTTTGGAGTTTAGGTGCGAg comes from the Musa acuminata AAA Group cultivar baxijiao chromosome BXJ2-8, Cavendish_Baxijiao_AAA, whole genome shotgun sequence genome and includes:
- the LOC135619116 gene encoding ammonium transporter 1 member 1-like, with translation MSSCSSDLAPLLGGVANSSAAASYICDQFTDVGFAIDNTYLLFSAYLVFSMQLGFAMLCAGSVRAKNTMNIMLTNVIDAAAGGLFYYLFGFAFAFGGPSNGFIGKHFFGLKEVPQPSFDYSNFLYQWAFAIAAAGITSGSIAERTQFVAYLIYSSFLTGFVYPVVSHWFWSGDGWAAAGRNAGESLLFKSGVIDFAGSGVVHMVGGIAGLWGALIEGPRIGRFDHVGRSVALRGHSATLVVLGTFLLWFGWYGFNPGSFNTIFKTYGPSGSIHGQWSAVGRTAVTTTLAGCTAALTTLFGKRLQTGHWNVVDVCNGLLGGFAAITSGCSVVDPWAALICGFVSAWVLIGFNKLAATLKFDDPLEAAQLHGGCGAWGIIFTALFAREKYVNEVYPGRQGRPYGLFMGGGGRLLAAHIVQILVITGWVSCTMGPLFFALHKLGLLRISSEDEMAGMDLTRHGGFAYVYHDEDPSLDDGSPSGGFMVKSSAVRVEPRTTPAAATSQV